The DNA sequence TGAGACTATGGCAAAGATGACAGAGTTTATTCAGGAAATTGTCAAAGAGGTCAAGATTGAGACCTCAGGATACAGAGTCATTACAAATGTAGGAGAGAACGGCGGACAGGAAGTCAAACATTTGCATTTTCATATTCTGGGTGGAGCAAAACTCAAATGGGGCCATTTCAGTGATGCCGATCCAAAAGATTTTTTATAGCTAGAGAAACTCTCTAGCTTGGGCAAGACTCGATTTCGCCCATATCTATTTTCGCTCCGCCGCCGCTGATCATTTTTTCATTTTCACGAATCAGCTTGCCGTTATGTGTGATGGAGTAAGAAATCTCTGTTGTATCTCGAATAGTGTTGATAGTAGAACAATACGTTTCAACCGAAGCCATTACCCATCTTGCCGCTGTTACATCATCTGCATCCGAATTAAAACTGTAGGTCAAATGCAATTTTACAAATTTACGAGGATGATCCTCCGCACGAACCACATCACCGTCTACCACTAAATCGGTGACTGTTTTTCCCTGATTTTTCGGTATCAGTATCAAGTCAGTTGCACTGCATGTAATGATACCTGCCAAGAAATACTCAACAGGTGAAATTACCGGACAGTCTATAATAAAACTGCTTTTCTCGGTTTTTGCCTCAAATTTCATTCCTTCTTTGTGTGATACGCTTACTTTCATTTTTTATTGCTCCTCCAAATATTTTTTAAAATAGTCCAGTTGTTCCTGTGTTCTTAGTGTTGCCGTACCGCCTTGGGATTTTCTGGCATTCATAGAATTTTCCAGCACAAGAAAATCAAGGACATCTTCAGAAATTCTCTCATCAATTTCCTGCAAATATTTTAATGCAATTTCACTTAAATCAATGCCAAGTTCTTCACTTTTGGCCACTGCTTTTCCTGTAATAAAATGGGCTTCACGAAACGGAATATTGCATTTTTCAACCAAATAGTCAGCCAAGTCTGTTGCCGAGAGATGCCCTACCTTACAGGCAGAATGCATATTTTGCGATTTTACCTGCATTGTTTTTATCGCTTCTTTTAAAATTTCCAAAGAGATTTCAGCCGTCTCTACTGCGTCAAATACACCCTCTTTGTCTTCTTGCGTGTCTTTGTTGTAGGCAAGAGGCAGACCTTTCATAACCGTCAAAAGTCCGACCAGTGCACCATATACACGGCCTGTTTTTCCGCGAAGCAGTTCAGGAACATCCGGATTTTTCTTTTGCGGCATTATTGAACTTCCTGTGGAATATTCATCACTCAGTTCTATAAATCCAAATTCATAAGAGGACCAGAGAACCAACTCTTCACTCAAACGGGAAATATGCATCATCATCGTCGATATATTAAAAAGAATTTCAAGAGCAAAGTCTCTGTCACTCACGGTATCGAGACAATTGACACTCACACGTTCAAAACCCAAAAGTTCTGCGCTGTATTGTCTGTCAATATTATGCGGTGTTCCCGCAAGAGCGGCACATCCAAGCGGTGACACATTGTTTCGTTCATACGAACTTTCAAACCGCTCAATATCACGTTGAAACATTGCCAAATACGCTCCAAGATGAAACGCAAAGTTAATAGGCTGTGCATGCTGCAAATGTGTCATACCCGGTAAAAGCGTCTCTGTATGTTTTTCTGCGACACCCACAATCTCTTTCATTAAAAGTTTCACAAGTTTCGCAATTTCAAGATTTTTTCGCAGAACATAACGACGAAAATCAACAGCAACCTGGTCGTTTCTGCTTCTTGCTGTGTGCAACTTCTTCCCGGTATCTCCTATAATTTGCGTCAGGCGTTTTTCTATGCCCATATGCAAATCTTCGTCAGAAATATTCCACTCAAATTCGCCTGACTCAATCTCTTTTTTTACCTGAGCCAAACCTTCTTGAATCTGCCTTAGTTCATCTTGCGTTAATATACCCTGTTTTGCAAGCATCTGGGCATGTGCAAGGGAGCCCTCTATATCTTCACGGTATAACTTCCGATCATACATTATCGAGGCATTAAATTGATCTAAAAGATTTGAAGCAGATGCCGAAAAACGGCCTGACCACATTTTTTCCATAGTTTTTCCTTCGTTTGTTTCATAAATAATATTAAAAAGTTTGCTATTTTATCTAAAAAGAAGAGTTTTACAAAGAGAGAAAAATAAAATGAAGCGATTATGCTTCATTTTATTTAGTTACAGGCAGGAACATTCCCGCTGTCTTTGGCATATTCAACTAAAAACTGTTTCAAATGTTTTGATTTTCTGGCATATTTTTTACTCTTAAAATATTTCCATGATTTTTTGGCTTTTTCACTTTTCAGGTGGATTTCTGCCAAAGCTTTGCCTTTCTTTCGCATAAGCTTTTTCCATTTTTTCATTTTATACTTTGCAACAAAATTCTGTCCGGAGTCATGACACTTTAAACATTTTTTAATAAAAACACGCTGCCCTTTGTAAATAGCAGCATTTGACGAAGAAAGCGTCAAAAAAGCCAAAGAAAGTGCAATTAATAAAATTTTTTCATATACTTTTCCTGAAGTGAAATATCTTTCATTGATATTACATTAGAAATTATTATATATTCCTTACAGTGATAAAATTTATCACATAAAACACAAAAAATTCTATAATTGAAACTTACCGACGAGTTTTTCGTCCAGACTCCAGACTCCTTTTTCTTTTAACTTTTCAACAACACTCTGTGTACATTCGACATCATCAGGCCATTCTCTTGTAAAATTATCCAAGGAATTTTTATTTGTACCGTCAATACCTACCATGAGTCCCGATGTATATACATCACGCAGTGCATCCATATTGTTCGTGACACGCCAAATCAGCATATAAGAGTTCCGTATGTCATTTTTTTCAGCATCAACAAATACAACCACTCTTACATGTGTACTCAATACCAGCAAATCATCAAAATACTCTTTTACATTTCTTTTTTTATCTACACTGATGACTGTAACAGGGTTGTTTGTGCGCTGCATAAACTGATGCAAATCTACAACATCAGGAATGAGCTCTTTTACTCTATTGAGAAGTTCTGCATCTCCCAAAAGCTGAGGCGCTTCAACGCTGTCTGCACCAGTAGCATCTATGCCAAGCTTTCCGCCTACCAAAGTCTCAGGAGATGAGTGGTCAAGCGCATCCAGGATACCTTCTGTAATAAACAGTGATTTAGGAGTAAAACGATTCAGAACATATGTGGCAAAAGCTTCATAGTTCTCCAGTTTTGGTGCTTTTTCATCAACAAAAATGGCATGTTTGACAAAGCTCATCTGTCCGGCGCCCCAAAAAGCATGCATAAACTGTTTTGCATGTCCTTT is a window from the Sulfurimonas hydrogeniphila genome containing:
- a CDS encoding histidine triad nucleotide-binding protein, with product MCLFCKIVNKEIPANIVLENENFLAFHDINPKAPVHILAIPKLHIDSFNEVTGETMAKMTEFIQEIVKEVKIETSGYRVITNVGENGGQEVKHLHFHILGGAKLKWGHFSDADPKDFL
- a CDS encoding OsmC family protein — encoded protein: MKVSVSHKEGMKFEAKTEKSSFIIDCPVISPVEYFLAGIITCSATDLILIPKNQGKTVTDLVVDGDVVRAEDHPRKFVKLHLTYSFNSDADDVTAARWVMASVETYCSTINTIRDTTEISYSITHNGKLIRENEKMISGGGAKIDMGEIESCPS
- the argH gene encoding argininosuccinate lyase — protein: MEKMWSGRFSASASNLLDQFNASIMYDRKLYREDIEGSLAHAQMLAKQGILTQDELRQIQEGLAQVKKEIESGEFEWNISDEDLHMGIEKRLTQIIGDTGKKLHTARSRNDQVAVDFRRYVLRKNLEIAKLVKLLMKEIVGVAEKHTETLLPGMTHLQHAQPINFAFHLGAYLAMFQRDIERFESSYERNNVSPLGCAALAGTPHNIDRQYSAELLGFERVSVNCLDTVSDRDFALEILFNISTMMMHISRLSEELVLWSSYEFGFIELSDEYSTGSSIMPQKKNPDVPELLRGKTGRVYGALVGLLTVMKGLPLAYNKDTQEDKEGVFDAVETAEISLEILKEAIKTMQVKSQNMHSACKVGHLSATDLADYLVEKCNIPFREAHFITGKAVAKSEELGIDLSEIALKYLQEIDERISEDVLDFLVLENSMNARKSQGGTATLRTQEQLDYFKKYLEEQ